From the genome of Phaenicophaeus curvirostris isolate KB17595 chromosome 6, BPBGC_Pcur_1.0, whole genome shotgun sequence, one region includes:
- the LOC138722356 gene encoding solute carrier family 22 member 13-like, with protein sequence MQLPMSGVGEILKAVGDFGPFQKWLVVLTVIPCLSVAFHQFCQLFMVTHVPHHCDTSWILAISPNLTEEEQLNLTLPRDTDGAYEQCSMYSPVDWDLDSIMAYGLNDTEKCSSGWVYPSAQPPSLLTEFDLVCDRKDLNDISQSIYMLGLFLGSMIFGPLSDRIGRRPVILMSVFLQGLFGVGIAFVPHLYVYMAFRCVVGASVSGITITILALATEWIGVSSRPKAVLTSHCCFAIGQMILAGLSYGIRSWRLLEIAGSAPIFAFFIFIRVLPESPRWLVTKGRIEEAKKVLQKAASVNKCTIPPGLLEQLKPEKQTNSGSALDLFRKKHLRKVTLIMSCAWFVNSLVYYGLSLNVTNFGLDIYLTQLAFGAVEIPARGGCIFLLQWFGRRKTQTALLLLSGLVCLIITGIPEDQPVVTTVLAIIGKFAASASFSTSYVYSAELFPTVVRQTGVGLCSMLGRVAGIMAPLIRLLEQYHRAIPMAIFGSTPVLGGLLCLLLPETSSMELADDTGDGQRPAEVCTNANNSSENEHVKGKNGDQDKEYSQSTYF encoded by the exons ATGCAGCTGCCAATGTCAGGTGTTGGGGAAATACTGAAAGCTGTTGGTGACTTCGGGCCATTTCAGAAATGGCTGGTGGTGCTGACCGTGATTCCGTGCCTCAGCGTGGCTTTCCACCAGTTTTGCCAACTTTTTATGGTCACACATGTGCCTCATCACTGCGACACCAGCTGGATCCTTGCCATCAGCCCCAACCTGACGGAGGAAGAGCAGCTGAACCTCACCCTGCCCCGGGACACGGATGGGGCGTACGAGCAGTGCTCCATGTACTCACCGGTGGACTGGGACCTCGACTCCATCATGGCATATGGTCTGAATGACACGGAGAAGTGCAGCAGTGGCTGGGTGTACCCCTCAGCACAACCGCCGTCCCTCCTGACCGAG TTTGACCTGGTGTGTGACAGGAAGGACCTGAACGACATCTCCCAATCCATCTACATGCTGGGGCTGTTCCTAGGATCCATGATCTTTGGGCCACTAAGTGACAG GATCGGCCGTCGGCCAGTCATTCTGATGTCTGTCTTCCTCCAGGGCTTGTTTGGTGTAGGAATTGCCTTTGTGCCCCATTTGTATGTGTACATGGCCTTCAGATGTGTCGTGGGGGCTTCTGTGTCAGGGATCACTATAACAATACTCGCCTTAG CTACAGAATGGATTGGCGTCTCCTCCCGGCCAAAGGCAGTGCTTACTTCTCACTGCTGTTTCGCCATCGGACAGATGATTTTGGCTGGCTTGAGTTATGGTATTCgcagctggaggctgctggagaTTGCAGGTTCTGCTCCCATATTTGCCTTCTTCATCTTCATCCG GGTGCTACCAGAATCACCTCGGTGGCTGGTGACAAAAGGCAGAATAGAAGAAGCAAAGAAAGTCCTTCAGAAGGCAGCATCTGTCAACAAGTGCACCATCCCACCAGGACTCCTTGAGCAG TTGAAGCCTGAGAAACAGACCAACTCTGGAAGTGCTCTGGATCTCTTTCGGAAGAAGCACCTCCGGAAGGTGACTTTAATCATGTCGTGCGCTTG GTTTGTGAACAGCCTTGTCTACTACGGGCTGAGTCTGAATGTGACAAATTTTGGTTTGGACATCTACCTGACACAGCTCGCCTTTGGAGCAGTGGAAATCCCAGCCCGTGGTGGTTGTATCTTCCTGCTGCAGTGGTTCGGGAGGAGGAAAACCCAGactgctctcctgctgctgagtgGCCTGGTGTGTCTGATCATCACTGGCATTCCTGAAG ACCAGCCTGTGGTGACAACCGTCCTGGCCATCATCGGCAAGTTTGCAGCCTCGGCCTCCTTCTCTACCTCCTACGTCTACTCCGCAGAGCTCTTCCCCACGGTTGTCAG GCAGACCGGCGTGGGGCTGTGTTCGATGCTGGGGCGGGTGGCAGGGATCATGGCCCCGCTGATCCGCCTTCTGGAGCAGTACCACCGGGCCATCCCCATGGCCATCTTCGGGAGCACCCCAGTGCTGGGGGGgctgctctgcctcctgctgccTGAGACCAGCAGCATGGAGCTGGCGGATGACACGGGGGACGGCCAGCGCCCGGCTGAG gTCTGTACAAATGCCAACAACAGCTCTGAAAATGAACacgtgaaaggaaaaaatggtgACCAAGACAAGGAGTACTCACAGAGCACTTACTTCTAG
- the LOC138722358 gene encoding solute carrier family 22 member 13-like, producing MTEFGDFISALGEFGPYQKLLVLLLSLPLLLNPFQMIGQVFMVVDEPHHCNTSWILAIGPNLTEEEQLNLTLPRDEDGAYEQCSMYSPVDWDLDSIMAYGLNDTEKCSSGWVYPSAQPPSLLTEFDLVCDRKDLNDISQSVYMVGLLLGAIFFGPLSDRIGRRPVFLMTIILQGLFGLATAFVPHFYMFMAFRCVVGAAVSGIQITELALATEWVGVNSRSKAVLISHCCLAIGQMILAGLSYGIRNWRLLEIAGSAPMLALFFYIWVLPESPRWLVTKGKIEEAKKVLQKAASVNKCTIPPGLLEQLKPEKKTKSGSFLDLFRKKPLWKVTLIMSCTWFADSIVYYGLSLSVTNFGLNIYLMQLIFGVVELPARFACMFLLQWLGRKKTQAILLLLSGLMCLIITGIPEDQPIVTTVLGIIGKFTATASFSTSYVYSAELFPTVVRQTGVGLCSTSARIAGIMAPLIRLLEQYHRAIPMAIFGSPPVVVGLLCFLLPETCGVDLADDTGATTPEVSSRRLDSLSEKETTEDGVHLEKDVYRCSESK from the exons ATGACTGAGTTTGGAGATTTTATAAGTGCTCTGGGGGAGTTTGGGCCCTATCAGAAACTGCTGGTACTGCTACTCTCCCTCCCGCTGCTTCTTAATCCTTTCCAAATGATTGGCCAAGTGTTCATGGTGGTGGATGAGCCTCATCACTGCAACACCAGCTGGATCCTTGCCATCGGCCCCAACCTGACGGAGGAAGAGCAGCTGAACCTCACCCTGCCCCGGGACGAGGATGGGGCGTACGAGCAGTGCTCCATGTACTCACCGGTGGACTGGGACCTCGACTCCATCATGGCATATGGTCTGAATGACACGGAGAAGTGCAGCAGTGGTTGGGTGTACCCCTCAGCACAACCACCATCCCTTCTGACTGAG TTTGACCTGGTGTGCGACAGGAAGGACCTGAATGACATCTCCCAGTCTGTCTACATGGTGGGGCTTCTCCTAGGAGCCATTTTCTTTGGGCCACTAAGTGACAG GATCGGCCGTCGGCCAGTCTTTTTGATGACCATCATCCTTcagggtttgtttggtttagcAACTGCCTTCGTGCCTCATTTCTACATGTTCATGGCGTTCAGATGTGTTGTGGGGGCTGCAGTGTCAGGAATACAGATTACTGAGTTGGCCTTGG CTACAGAATGGGTTGGTGTCAACTCCCGATCGAAGGCAGTGCTTATCTCTCACTGCTGTCTCGCCATCGGACAGATGATTTTGGCTGGCTTGAGTTATGGTATTCGCAACTGGAGGCTGCTGGAGAttgcaggttctgctccaaTGCTTGCTCTTTTCTTCTACATCTG GGTGCTACCAGAATCACCTCGGTGGCTGGTGACAAAAGGCAAAATAGAAGAAGCAAAGAAAGTCCTTCAGAAGGCAGCATCTGTCAACAAGTGCACCATCCCACCAGGACTCCTTGAGCAG TTGAAGCCTGAGAAAAAGACCAAGTCTGGAAGCTTTCTGGATCTCTTTCGGAAGAAGCCTCTCTGGAAGGTGACTTTAATCATGTCATGCACCTG GTTTGCAGACAGCATTGTCTACTATGGGCTGAGCCTTAGCGTGACGAATTTTGGTCTGAATATCTACCTGATGCAGCTTATCTTTGGGGTGGTGGAGTTACCAGCTCGATTTGCTTGCATGTTCCTGCTGCAGTGGCTTGGGAGGAAGAAAACTCAGGCTATTCTCCTGCTGCTGTCTGGCCTGATGTGTCTCATCATCACTGGCATCCCTGAAG ACCAACCTATAGTGACAACTGTCTTGGGCATCATTGGCAAGTTTACTGCCACTgcctccttctccacctcctacGTCTACTCCGCAGAGCTCTTCCCCACGGTTGTCAG GCAGACCGGCGTGGGGCTGTGTTCGACGTCAGCACGGATTGCAGGGATCATGGCCCCGCTGATCCGCCTCCTGGAACAGTACCACCGGGCCATCCCCATGGCCATCTTCGGGAGCCCTCCTGTCGTGGTGGGGCTGCTCTGCTTCCTGCTGCCCGAGACCTGCGGTGTCGATCTGGCAGATGACACAGGGGCAACCACCCCTGAGGTGAG TAGCAGGAGACTGGATAGTTTGTCTGAGAAGGAGACCACAGAGGATGGAGTACACTTGGAGAAAGATGTCTACAGATGCTCAGAGAGCAAGTGA